A single Leptolyngbya subtilissima AS-A7 DNA region contains:
- a CDS encoding DUF4033 domain-containing protein produces the protein MASPPATGLGPTSEKAIYQDGVGDRLFIWLFSRKMAKAVGKDTAHSGYDGVVDLSTQIMQGRNAQQQQALVAVVLKSLVPSPVLWLIRNLFSPTQLVCELNAWFAAQLFEWLVGPCEVKTVKFTDEQGRIREQRSGVQIKKCRYLDESRCVGMCVNMCKLPTQRFFTEDFGIPLTMVPNFEDFSCEMIFGQTPPPLETEDAYTQPCLIDHCSLATRDPQPCPKVRN, from the coding sequence ATGGCATCGCCCCCGGCCACGGGCCTTGGCCCCACTTCAGAAAAAGCAATCTATCAAGATGGTGTGGGCGATCGCCTGTTCATTTGGCTGTTTAGCCGCAAGATGGCTAAAGCCGTGGGCAAAGACACCGCTCACAGCGGCTACGACGGCGTTGTCGATTTATCCACTCAGATTATGCAGGGGCGCAATGCCCAGCAGCAGCAGGCACTCGTCGCCGTGGTGCTCAAGTCTCTGGTGCCATCTCCAGTGCTGTGGCTAATTCGCAACCTGTTTTCGCCAACCCAGCTAGTCTGCGAACTCAACGCCTGGTTTGCCGCGCAGCTATTCGAGTGGCTGGTCGGTCCCTGCGAAGTCAAAACCGTAAAATTCACCGACGAACAGGGGCGAATCAGAGAGCAGCGCAGCGGCGTCCAAATCAAGAAGTGCCGCTACCTAGATGAAAGCCGCTGTGTCGGCATGTGTGTCAATATGTGCAAGCTGCCCACCCAGCGCTTTTTCACCGAAGACTTCGGTATTCCCCTCACGATGGTGCCGAACTTCGAAGACTTCAGCTGCGAAATGATCTTCGGCCAGACCCCGCCGCCTCTGGAGACTGAGGATGCATATACGCAGCCCTGTCTTATCGATCACTGCTCTCTAGCTACCCGCGATCCACAGCCCTGCCCTAAAGTCAGGAACTGA